In Festucalex cinctus isolate MCC-2025b chromosome 21, RoL_Fcin_1.0, whole genome shotgun sequence, one genomic interval encodes:
- the LOC144010476 gene encoding uncharacterized protein LOC144010476, giving the protein MQYTCKCTCWREHQESAVEEEMLVEGDTEPRTLVTETTQHDSRGVVGWEAVAPTALSTKKEMDIVHLYTALHTMDKAPLKYSQKARKKGRASGGPWRAPKKPSGSAPGQQAAERLYMTHGQAAQDPEVHRVSECVCLRLAKEFEQARNRPKDTKGKNMPIPQSIVSIYSHIKQLLEDSRVVLDQTNLVLVPINNTTVSSWLLRRDKRKDRDMLLQGTALPKQIHLAKDSLPAPNTLPAAPAQHPSDKMTSKEPENHEGEAFPRQRAMVANRGGLNAFPFPPHLLLHSSKLHSNYLHSSKIQSIKLLHSSKLHCNKLLLISQPLLTNKLLHSSKHAFLLSQGNVPGDCLKLPRRIRSEWLEANHHEKN; this is encoded by the exons ATGCAGTACACATGCAAATGTACATGCTGGAGGGAGCATCAAGAAAGTGCTGTGGAAGAAGAGATGTTGGTGGAGGGCGACACTGAACCCAGGACACTTGTCACAGAG ACCACCCAACATGATTCAAGAGGTGTTGTGGGATGGGAAGCAGTTGCACCAACTGCTTTGTCAACTAAGAAGGAGATGGACATAGTCCACCTCTACACAGCTCTCCATACCATGGACAAAGCAcctttaaa GTACAGCCAGAAGGCTAGAAAGAAAGGTCGTGCGTCAGGAGGACCCTGGAGAGCACCTAAGAAGCCAAGTGGCTCTGCTCCTGGACAGCAAGCAGCAGAGAG ACTTTACATGACCCATGGCCAAGCAGCCCAGGACCCGGAAGTACACAGGGTCAGTGAGTGTGTTTGCCTAAGACTTGCAAAAGAATTTGAGCAAGCACGTAACAGGCCCAAGGACACTAAGGGAAAGAACATGCCAATCCCTCAGTCAATTGTGAGCATTTACAGCCATATAAAACAACTTCTGGAGGACAGCAGGGTTGTCCTGGACCAGACCAATTTGGTTCTGGTGCCAATAAATAACACCACAGTCTCTTCATG gctACTTCGGAGGGATAAAAGGAAGGACAGGGACATGTTACTGCAAGGCACAGCACTTCCTAAACAAATTCACCTGGCCAAGGACTCTCTACCTGCACCAAATACACTCCCAGCAGCCCCTGCGCAGCATCCAAGCGACAAAATGACCTCCAAGGAACCAGAAAATCATGAGGGGGAAGCTTTCCCCCGCCAACGCGCTATGGTGGCAAACAGGGGGGGTTTGAATGCGTTTCCATTTCCACCCCATTTACTCCTCCATTCCAGCAAGCTACATTCCAACTACCTCCATTCCAGCAAGATCCAATCCATCAAGCTCCTCCATTCTAGCAAGCTCCACTGCAACAAGCTTCTCCTTATCAGCCAACCCCTCCTGACCAACAAGCTCCTCCATTCCAGCAAGCATGCCTTCCTCCTCAGCCAAGGCAACGTACCTGGAGACTGCTTAAAGCTGCCCAGGAGGATAAGGAGCGAATGGCTAGAGGCGAACCACCACGAAAAAAACTGA